Proteins co-encoded in one Armatimonadota bacterium genomic window:
- a CDS encoding extracellular solute-binding protein — translation MGDDARWIRIDDGRWRRVTRRDLLKLTAAGAVGLGLGSAARLTGPYIVHAQPRTLRIMTWSHFVPAFDRWFDPFARAWGESKGIQVTVDHISFADIVPRANAQVAAQQGHDLFFFLAPPAAFEPQVLDLSDVVAEAERRYGPIHPLAKKSTYNARTRKYFGFSDNWVPDPGDYLKSVWAGIGMVNGPRTWDDLLTAGREIRRKFPQIQIPIGIGLSQDIDSNMATRAMLWSFGASIQDAEENVVLNSEETIQAVEFATRLFREAMTPAVLSWNAASNNQALEAGQTAYILNSISAYRSAQDRNLPTAPDIFFVPALRGPRAAWASEHVMGVWVIWRFSRSPDHAKEFLLHLLDNYRDAVMASKLYNFPSFMGSVADRTVPVAQKPDAGRQWLRRQVFRDPFGSIPPDKLKVLADAEKWSTNVGHPGPANAAEGEIFDTYVITDMFAKAATGQLTAKQAVEEAHRRCLQIFEKWRRAGLVGGGSRDRKV, via the coding sequence ATGGGCGACGACGCACGCTGGATCCGTATCGACGACGGTCGCTGGCGCCGGGTCACCCGGCGTGACCTGCTGAAGCTCACGGCCGCCGGCGCCGTCGGGCTGGGCCTGGGCAGCGCGGCCCGCCTGACCGGGCCCTACATCGTGCACGCACAGCCCCGCACGCTCCGCATCATGACCTGGAGCCACTTCGTGCCGGCGTTCGACCGGTGGTTCGACCCCTTCGCGCGGGCCTGGGGCGAGAGCAAGGGCATCCAGGTCACGGTCGACCACATCTCGTTCGCCGACATCGTGCCCCGGGCCAACGCGCAGGTGGCGGCGCAGCAGGGCCACGACCTGTTCTTCTTCCTGGCGCCGCCCGCGGCGTTCGAGCCGCAGGTGCTCGACCTCTCCGACGTCGTGGCGGAGGCGGAACGGCGCTACGGCCCCATCCACCCGCTGGCGAAGAAGAGCACCTACAACGCCCGCACCCGCAAGTACTTCGGGTTCTCGGACAACTGGGTGCCCGACCCCGGCGACTACCTCAAGAGCGTGTGGGCGGGCATCGGCATGGTGAACGGGCCGCGGACCTGGGACGACCTGCTGACCGCGGGGCGCGAGATCCGCAGGAAGTTCCCCCAGATCCAGATCCCCATCGGCATCGGCCTGTCGCAGGACATCGACTCGAACATGGCCACCCGGGCCATGCTGTGGTCGTTCGGGGCCTCGATCCAGGATGCCGAGGAGAACGTCGTCCTCAACTCCGAGGAGACCATTCAGGCCGTCGAGTTCGCCACGCGGCTCTTCCGCGAGGCGATGACCCCGGCGGTGCTGAGCTGGAACGCGGCGTCCAACAACCAGGCCCTGGAGGCCGGCCAGACGGCCTACATCCTCAACTCGATCTCCGCCTACCGCTCGGCCCAGGACCGCAACCTGCCCACGGCGCCCGACATCTTCTTCGTGCCGGCGTTGCGCGGGCCCAGGGCGGCGTGGGCCAGCGAGCACGTCATGGGCGTGTGGGTGATCTGGCGGTTCTCGCGCAGCCCCGACCACGCCAAGGAGTTCCTGCTCCACCTGCTGGACAACTACCGCGACGCCGTCATGGCCAGCAAGCTCTACAACTTCCCGTCGTTCATGGGCTCGGTGGCGGACCGCACCGTGCCGGTGGCGCAGAAGCCCGACGCCGGACGCCAGTGGCTGCGTCGCCAGGTGTTCCGCGATCCGTTTGGCTCCATTCCGCCGGACAAGCTGAAGGTGCTGGCGGATGCCGAGAAGTGGTCCACCAACGTGGGCCATCCGGGACCGGCCAATGCCGCCGAGGGCGAGATCTTCGACACCTACGTGATCACCGACATGTTCGCCAAGGCGGCCACGGGCCAGCTGACCGCCAAGCAGGCCGTGGAGGAGGCGCACCGTCGCTGTCTGCAGATCTTCGAGAAGTGGCGGCGCGCCGGACTGGTCGGCGGTGGCAGCCGCGATCGCAAGGTGTAG